A window from Canis lupus baileyi chromosome 4, mCanLup2.hap1, whole genome shotgun sequence encodes these proteins:
- the SUB1 gene encoding activated RNA polymerase II transcriptional coactivator p15 isoform X2 codes for MPKSKELVSSSSSGSDSDSEVDKKLKRKKQVTPEKPVKKQKTGETSRALSSSKQSSSSRDDNMFQIGKMRYVSVRDFKGKVLIDIREYWMDPEGEMKPGRKGISLNPEQWSQLKEQISDIDDAVRKL; via the exons atgcCTAAATCAAAGGAACTTGTTTCTTCAAGCTCTTCTGGCAGCGATTCTGACAGTGAGGTTGACAAAAAG ttaaagaggaaaaagcaagttACGCCAGAGAAACCTGTGAAGAAGCAAAAGACTGGCGAAACTTCAAGAGCCTTGTCATCCTCTaagcagagcagcagcagcagagatgATAACATGTTTCAG aTTGGGAAAATGAGGTACGTCAGTGTTCGGGACTTTAAAGGGAAAGTCCTAATTGATATTAGAGAATATTGGATGGATCCAGAAGGTGAAATGAAACCTGGAAGAAAAG gTATTTCTTTAAATCCTGAGCAATGGAGCCAGCTGAAGGAACAGATTTCTGACATTGATGATGCAGTAAGAAAACTGTAA
- the SUB1 gene encoding activated RNA polymerase II transcriptional coactivator p15 isoform X1 encodes MYLVPSSEWLQMPKSKELVSSSSSGSDSDSEVDKKLKRKKQVTPEKPVKKQKTGETSRALSSSKQSSSSRDDNMFQIGKMRYVSVRDFKGKVLIDIREYWMDPEGEMKPGRKGISLNPEQWSQLKEQISDIDDAVRKL; translated from the exons ATGTATCTTGTCCCGAGTTCAGAGTGGCTTCA aatgcCTAAATCAAAGGAACTTGTTTCTTCAAGCTCTTCTGGCAGCGATTCTGACAGTGAGGTTGACAAAAAG ttaaagaggaaaaagcaagttACGCCAGAGAAACCTGTGAAGAAGCAAAAGACTGGCGAAACTTCAAGAGCCTTGTCATCCTCTaagcagagcagcagcagcagagatgATAACATGTTTCAG aTTGGGAAAATGAGGTACGTCAGTGTTCGGGACTTTAAAGGGAAAGTCCTAATTGATATTAGAGAATATTGGATGGATCCAGAAGGTGAAATGAAACCTGGAAGAAAAG gTATTTCTTTAAATCCTGAGCAATGGAGCCAGCTGAAGGAACAGATTTCTGACATTGATGATGCAGTAAGAAAACTGTAA